Below is a genomic region from Azoarcus sp. KH32C.
CGGCCGCGCCGACGGCGTGGTGGTGGAAAGCTTCCAAAGCAACCACGAAGGGCAGCTGATCGATCGCGTCCAGGCTGCCGCCGTCGAAGGCGTCAGCTACATCATCATCAACCCGGCTGGCTATACGCACACCAGCGTCGCGCTGCGTGACGCGCTTGCCGCCGTGGCGATTCCCTACGTGGAAGTGCATCTGTCGAACATCCACGCGCGGGAAGCCTTCCGGCATCACTCCTATTTTTCCGATCGCGCCAGCGGCGTGATCTGCGGGCTGGGCGCATACGGCTACATGGCCGCTCTCGAATTCGCCCTGACCCAGCTGCGGAAAACCTGAAAAAACAACCCTCTGGCAGCGCCCTCGCGGCGCCGGCCGTCTGGAGAACCACAATGGATCTGCGCAAGCTGAAGAAACTCATCGACCTCGTCCAGGAATCGGGCATCTCCGAACTCGAAGTGACCGAAGGCGAAGAGAAGGTTCGCATTGCCAAGCACATCGCGGCCCCCACCGCCGCAGCCTATCTGGCGCCGGCCCCCGCCGCCGTCGCTGCTGCCCCGGCCGCCGCACCTGCCGCCACGGCCCCTGCGGCCGACGCCCTGCCCGAGGGACATGTCGTCAAGTCGCCGATGGTCGGCACCTTCTATCGCGCAACCGCTCCCGGCGCAGCCCCGCTCGTCGATGTCGGCCAGAGCGTGGCCATCGGTGACCGTCTGTGCATCATCGAAGCGATGAAGCTGATGAACGAGATCGAGTCCGAATTCGCCGGCACCGTAAAGGCGATCCTGGTCGAGAACGGCCAGCCGGTCGAATACGGCCAGCCGCTGTTCGTAATCGGCTGATCCGCCCATGTTTGAAAAAATCCTGATCGCGAACCGCGGCGAAATCGCCCTGCGCGTACTGCGCGCATGCCGCGAGCTCGGCATCCGCACGGTCGCAGTCCATTCGGAAGCCGACACCGAGGCGAAATACGTCAAGCTCGCCGACGAGTCGGTCTGTATCGGCCCGGCGGCGTCCGGCCTGAGCTACCTCAACGTGCCCGCCATCATTTCGGCCGCCGAAGTCACCGACGCCGAAGCGATTCACCCCGGCTACGGCTTCCTCTCTGAAAACGCCGATTTCGCCGAGCGCGTCGAACAATCCGGATTCGTCTTCATCGGCCCGCGTCCCGACACCATCCGCCTGATGGGCGACAAGGTCAGCGCCAAGGACGCGATGAAGGCGACCGGCGTTCCCTGCGTGCCCGGTTCCGACGGCGCACTGCCGGACGACCCGAAGGCGATCATCAAGATCGCACGCGGCATCGGCTACCCGGTGATCATCAAGGCGGCGGGCGGCGGCGGCGGGCGCGGCATGCGCGTCGTGCACACCGAGGCGGCGCTGCTCA
It encodes:
- the aroQ gene encoding type II 3-dehydroquinate dehydratase yields the protein MTRSKRSKSSESAPPPQTRILVLHGPNLNLLGTREPEVYGRTTLADIHSAMDARGRADGVVVESFQSNHEGQLIDRVQAAAVEGVSYIIINPAGYTHTSVALRDALAAVAIPYVEVHLSNIHAREAFRHHSYFSDRASGVICGLGAYGYMAALEFALTQLRKT
- the accB gene encoding acetyl-CoA carboxylase biotin carboxyl carrier protein gives rise to the protein MDLRKLKKLIDLVQESGISELEVTEGEEKVRIAKHIAAPTAAAYLAPAPAAVAAAPAAAPAATAPAADALPEGHVVKSPMVGTFYRATAPGAAPLVDVGQSVAIGDRLCIIEAMKLMNEIESEFAGTVKAILVENGQPVEYGQPLFVIG